In Pirellula sp. SH-Sr6A, the DNA window CTGGGGAGTCGCATCCTTTGCTCGGAGATGGGATCCCCGATGCGGTCGTCCTGTCCGCCGGGGAAAGATTGACCGAGCTCAAGCGGCGGATTGGAAATTCACACGGGAAGATCGACGCAGAAGTGGGACAGCAATTGATGTGTCGCCCCGTGGCAATGGATTCGAACCTCCATAACGTTTTATTCGTGCCCGAAGATGGGGTGTTTTATGTTGCGAACGCGAGCCACGACAAACCTGCTGCCGATCGTTCTTACACTCGCATTTCACTCCAAGAAAAGATAGCGAAGATCCAGGTACAATCGGAAATCGCATGGAAGGCTTCGGATAGCATCCCCGTTTCGCCTGTCGATCCCATTGCCAAATCAACGGAGATATTGACTGGATTGCTTTGGAAAGGGGCAGAGTTTCCTGTGCATGTCGAACACCTAGCCGACAAGAGATTCCTGAGATTTCCATCTCCATTATCCACCGAGGATCCCAATAATGATCTCGTTGCCCTGGAGTGGTTTCCTGCCAAGGAATCGAATGAAGCAGTATCATCGTATCCGGCGGTATTGGTTGTCCACGAATCCGGGAAAGGGATGACCGTTGGGAAGATGATCGCGCGCGGGCTGGCCTCGCAGGGTGTGCACGCGTTCATGATCCATTTGCCCCATTACGGTGTGCGCCGAACCGAATTGGCAGACCAAGCCGATCCTGCGATGGCGCTCAGGCAATCGATCATGGACGTACGGCGAGGATTGGATGCGATTGCGAAGTGCCCCGGGGTTGATGCGACGCGTATCACGCTGCAAGGTACCAGTTTGGGCGGTTTCGTCGCTGCTACGACTGCTGGACTCGACGATCGCCCCAACCGATTGGTTATCCTCCTGGCTGGAGGGGATTTAATATCCGTCGTCCGGGATGGCAAAAAGGACGCGCAAGGGTTCCGGAAGCAGATGTTGGAGCGAGGAATGAACGATGACGCGATAGACCGAGCGCTCGATGCCGTCGAACCACTCCACTTGGCCCATCGAATCTCCTCTCAGAGAACTTGGCTTTACTCCGGAAAATACGATGACGTCGTACCACCCCGCTCCTCGAAACTTTTTGCAGAAGCGGCAAAGATTCCCCCATCCCAACATATTGAACTGGAAGCCGATCACTATAGCGGCGCCCTGCTCTTACCAGGCATCGTCCAAGAGATCGCGACGATTGCGAAACAACAGTAAAGTCTCTGCTTTATCGCAATTGTACGGCGTCGATTCCCTGTTGTCTCTTGAAGTTTCCGTGGCGGTATTTGACTTCGCATGCTTTGCCTCCCATAGGTTGAATAGAACGGAGTTTCTTTTTCAACCCAACCGCGGACTGTCGCACGGATGTCGATCAGGCAAATTGTCGCCGTACTGCTCCTAATGGGATGGGGTTCCACTGTACTCGTGGAGTGCCCTATGCTCGTGGAGTGCCGAGGGGGGGAGTTACGTGCCTTGACCTCCGAGAAAGAGGCTTTGGAATTGCGTCTACAGCTGATCCAGGCTGCGGAGCATTCGATCGACCTCGTCTCCTTTCAAATCCGAGACGACCGTACAGGAGGACAAGTCCTCGCGCACTTGGTCGACGCGGCGTCGCGAGGCGTATGTGTCCGTGTGATGGTCGATGGTCATTGGGGTAGCAACAGTCTTCCCAAACCACTTATGGATTATCTCATCCGCAGCGGAATCCAGTTTCGGGAGCGACCGGTCGATGTTCGCTATCGGCTCGAGCTTGGACGTCCTCGCCTTCATGACAAGCTCCTGCATATCGATCAAAAGCACCTCATCATCGGAGGAAGAAACATCGAGCAGGACTACTTCGGTATTGGAGAAAGAATCTACGTCGACGAAGACTTCTATATTCAAGGAATCTACCACGCATCGATCGCGGACTACATTGATTGTCGATGGAATGAATGCATCACCGCACAGCCACGACTCTATGGTGAAGAGGCCAAGCGGATGGTAAAGAAGCAAGTGCATCCTCAATGGAACAACATGCTCCGCGAACAAGCCCTTTGCGAAATCGAAAAGTGGCTGGCGGAGTGTCGAGCAGAGCCGCTAGCTGCATGCGACACATCCCGCTGCGGCAAGCTCGAACTCGAAACGGTA includes these proteins:
- a CDS encoding phospholipase D-like domain-containing protein; its protein translation is MLVECRGGELRALTSEKEALELRLQLIQAAEHSIDLVSFQIRDDRTGGQVLAHLVDAASRGVCVRVMVDGHWGSNSLPKPLMDYLIRSGIQFRERPVDVRYRLELGRPRLHDKLLHIDQKHLIIGGRNIEQDYFGIGERIYVDEDFYIQGIYHASIADYIDCRWNECITAQPRLYGEEAKRMVKKQVHPQWNNMLREQALCEIEKWLAECRAEPLAACDTSRCGKLELETVPIECEQIQFLHDVVGGKKNAPCAITSRIHQLLEGSRSSIDLCTPYCVITPQLKRILIAARDRGVQVRILTNSLETTDQVAAHAGFANERRWLLRHGVQVYEFQGCSTLHAKLILVDGKCSVIGSHNLDYLSERRNSEVALLVIDASFSHVVQDIYQALLRQSRLLKTGELLLYEAREQSVDRDELRSFRRLRFAAPFIQKYL